The window TCCTTTTTAATATATTCGTATGACATGTGCCGCCTCCCTTTCCTATCTTTTAATTTAACTGTACGGTATTATGAATAGCTATACTCAAAGGATATCCTCAGGAAACAAAAAGGTAGACTTTAAAAGTTTAGTGTGCTAAAATGTAACAGTAGTCATTAGACTGATAAAGGAGAGCGGGATATGAGTAAAAAGATAAGAACAGAAGCAGTAGATTATCTGTTTAGTGCCATATTAAGTCTGAAGGACAAGGAAGAGTGCTACACTTTTTTTGAGGATATCTGTACAATCAATGAATTACTGTCACTCTCACAGCGTTTTGAAGTCGCCAAGATGCTGAGGGAACAGAAAACTTATCTGGAGATTGCAGAAAAAACAGGTGCTTCTACAGCTACTATCAGCAGGGTTAATCGATCATTGAATTATGGGAATGACGGGTATGATATGGTATTTGAGAGGCTTGAAGGTTAGGGAAACAGAATGTTGAAGAGATATCGATGCCAGCAGAGAGACAAGCCTTACTGTAATATGGGGATTGCTGATTGATGAAGATACCTAATATACTTAAATAAAGATAGAAGCCATGTACGGCAGCAG of the Luxibacter massiliensis genome contains:
- a CDS encoding YerC/YecD family TrpR-related protein, coding for MSKKIRTEAVDYLFSAILSLKDKEECYTFFEDICTINELLSLSQRFEVAKMLREQKTYLEIAEKTGASTATISRVNRSLNYGNDGYDMVFERLEG